In a genomic window of Trachemys scripta elegans isolate TJP31775 chromosome 12, CAS_Tse_1.0, whole genome shotgun sequence:
- the KCNG1 gene encoding potassium voltage-gated channel subfamily G member 1: MTLLTGENSDYDYSALSCASDTSFNHTFFPETETLKGVFYQRAKLIHPEEDLFKSIHPEDRKHHIIINVGGIKYLLPWTTLDEFPLTRLGQLKFCNNFDDILNICDDYDVTCNEFFFDRNPGAFRTILTFLRVGKLRLMREMCALSFQEELLYWGIEEDSLEWCCKRRYLQKMEEFTEMNEREDDDLIENENPGETVEETRASLCMKKLQDMVERPQSGLPGKVFACLSVLFVTITAVNLSISTMPDLREEEERGECSQMCYNIFIVESVCVAWFSLEFLLRFIQAKSKFVFLRRPLTLIDIIAILPYYITLLVDTTSVGFKKPTSGNIYLDKVGLVLRILRALRILYVMRLARHSLGLQTLGLTARRCTREFGLLLLFLCVAIALFAPLLYVIENEMADSQEFTSIPACYWWAVITMTTVGYGDMVPRSIPGQVVALSSILSGILLMAFPVTSIFHTFSRSYIELKQEQERIMFRKAQFLLKTKSQLSNASQRSDILFPSISSETRDND; encoded by the exons ATGACTCTTTTAACAGGAGAAAATTCTGATTATGACTATAGCGCCCTGAGCTGTGCTTCGGATACCTCCTTCAACCACACGTTCTTTCCGGAAACAGAAACCCTCAAGGGAGTCTTTTACCAAAGAGCCAAGCTAATTCACCCTGAAGAGGATCTCTTTAAAAGCATTCACCCTGAGGACCGGAAGCATCATATCATCATAAATGTAGGGGGCATTAAATACTTGCTGCCCTGGACCACACTTGATGAGTTTCCCCTGACGCGCTTGGGCCAACTGAAATTTTGTAATAATTTTGATGACATTCTAAACATTTGCGATGATTACGATGTGACGTGCAATGAATTCTTTTTCGACCGCAACCCGGGGGCGTTTAGGACAATCCTGACATTTTTGCGAGTTGGGAAGCTTCGGCTCATGCGAGAGATGTGCGCTCTTTCTTTCCAAGAGGAGCTGCTCTACTGGGGCATTGAGGAGGACAGTCTGGAATGGTGCTGCAAGAGGAGGTATCTGCAAAAAATGGAGGAGTTTACAGAAATGAACGAAAGGGAGGACGATGACCTCATAGAGAATGAAAACCCAGGCGAAACAGTGGAGGAGACAAGAGCCAGCTTGTGCATGAAAAAGTTACAAGACATGGTGGAGAGGCCTCAGTCTGGGCTTCCTGGGAAAGTATTTGCATGTTTGTCTGTATTGTTTGTGACCATTACGGCAGTGAACCTATCCATCAGCACCATGCCCGACttaagagaggaggaggagaga GGTGAATGTTCCCAGATGTGCTACAATATTTTCATCGTGGAGTCTGTCTGTGTGGCGTGGTTTTCCTTGGAATTCCTGTTGAGATTCATTCAGGCAAAGAGCAAGTTTGTATTTCTGAGGAGACCATTAACCCTGATTGACATTATTGCCATTCTGCCCTATTATATCACTTTACTAGTAGATACCACTTCGGTGGGCTTTAAAAAGCCAACCTCTGGCAACATCTATCTGGACAAAGTAGGTCTGGTGCTCCGCATACTCCGTGCCTTGAGGATTCTATATGTCATGCGGCTGGCCAGGCACTCCCTCGGCCTGCAGACTTTAGGACTCACCGCTCGCAGGTGTACCCGGGAGTTTGGACTCTTGCTGCTCTTCCTCTGCGTAGCCATTGCGCTTTTTGCGCCGCTCTTGTATGTCATTGAGAATGAGATGGCGGACTCACAGGAGTTTACCAGCATCCCTGCGTGCTACTGGTGGGCAGTAATCACCATGACAACAGTAGGCTATGGCGACATGGTTCCCAGAAGCATTCCAGGCCAGGTGGTGGCTTTAAGCAGCATTCTGAGTGGCATTCTCCTCATGGCATTTCCAGTCACCTCCATCTTCCACACGTTTTCACGCTCCTACATTGAGCTGAAGCAAGAGCAGGAAAGAATCATGTTCAGGAAAGCACAATTCTTATTAAAAACTAAGTCTCAGCTAAGTAATGCATCACAAAGGAGTGACATTTTATTTCCCAGTATCTCTTCTGAGACTAGGGACAACGACTGA